The genome window TCCTCTTCTTCGCCTTCCCTTGTCCAGAAGGGTCCAGAATGGCTTTTGAAAGAGGATGAGATCACGTGCGAGGTCCCACAGCTGGCACGTCAGAAGGAATCCGGTCCCCCTCTCCCACGCCAGGCCCTTTCCACACCCACTCCGGCTCTTTTCCCGCCGAGGCATCTTCTGGCGGAGGAAGGCACGTCCCGGGAAAGGCAACGTCGACCCGATCCGAACTCCGGGGCGCTCTTCATGCCAGAAAGACGCCCGATCGGCTTCTGCGCGGAGGGCGACCCACAGCGCCCCCGGCCGGGAGCCCCTGCGGCTCCCCGGGATTCTAACGGGTCCGCGTGTCCGGGGCGGGGCGGCGCCTGATTGGCCgcgcggggccgggggcgggccGAACGGGCGGGCGCAGACAATGAGGCTCCATAAAAGGGAGCGGCGGGGGCCTGGGGTCCCGGATTGAGCCCTCCCCGCCCGGGCTCCCGACGCTCCGAGCTCTCGGGGAAGCCCGCACGCTCCCGTCGCAGGCCCGGCCGGCGCGCGGCGGGCGGCGGGGAGGGGGCTGCGCGGGCCCGGGCGGGAGGCGGCGCGGGGAGGCCTGCGCGCCCGTCCTCCGGGTCCGGTCACCGCCAGCGCCTGCGGCCGCACCATGGCCCTGAAGGCCGAGGGCGCCGCGCTCGACTGCTTCGAGGTGACGCTCAAGTGCGAGGAAggggaggacgaggaggaggcCATGGTGGTGGCGGTCATCCCGCGGCCCGAGCCGATGCTCAGAGGTGAGGATGGGAGGGGACCCCGCTCCCGCGTCACCGTCCGCGCCTCGCTCTGCCCCTCCCCGGCTGGGCCCGGGCACCCCAGCCAGTCGGGGGCCCCGGCGTCCCCTCCCCCTCCGGCCTGGGGCCTGGGCGCGCTctggcccctcccccaccaggctTTGGAATCTCAGGCCTTCCCGAattcctcctccctgcctctccctcccaggGTCTGGAGACTTCCATCCACGCCCCGCGCGCTCCGGAGCTTCCTGTGCCCGAGCGCCCCCTCGCCCGGGCCCAGCCCGGGAGGCCGAATCCCCGGAGGCACTGGGTGCCTGTGGCCGCTGGGGAAGCGGCAGCAAGCACAGGGGCGGGCTGCGCTGTAGGCCGAGGGGCTGCGGGACCTCTAGGCCCAGGGCGGGGCGCAGCAGCTGGGTGTCCGGAGCTACTCGGACAACGGAGTCAGGCGCCGCTGCCGCGCTCCAAGAGAATTCTAAGGGCCCTCCGAGCATAAAGCTTTCCCCGTCCCCATTCCAAGTGAaatccccatcccccactccacttGCATAAGCCACAGGTGTCCGATTCTAGAGAGGGGGGATGAATGCAACTGCACTCAGCCCCCAGTTTTGGGAAGGCAGTTCCAGGGGGTCCTCAGCCACCCTAGAAGGAGATCAGCTTTGGGAGGGGATTCGAGGAACACTCGCTCTCTCTTCCCCCTTCACCAATTTCTTTGGTCCTCAGGAGCTTGcaaactgtaagaaaacaaaagagccGTCTTTGTGGAAGACTTAATAttcatgaaaatgcaaatgtttTTTTCACTTTCCAATACCTCTTTCCCTTTGGGGGACTGTACCCAGAAGAGGTTGATGCAAGGGCCCTTCATTGAACCTTAGCTGATTataatgtctgtctgtctgcactGCCTCTTGTCCTTTTTGGAATCATAAGGGttataaaatgaatgaaggaaataaaggctGCCTCACTTCTCAGGGTGTTCAATCCAACAGCCAGGTTATTTCCATacttctaatatttattgagttctcgCTGGGCTATTGTCAAAGGCTGTCGCAGTTAATCCTTTCAGCAACTCTGCAAGGGCGGCCTTATCCCCACATGAGGGAGGAAATGGAAGTCCGAAGAGGCTAATATTCACCCAGTATTTACTGGGCACCTACTCTACGCCAGTCACTGTTTTAGGCTGGGGAGGGTAACGGCAGTaaacaaagcagacaaaaccCTGCCCCTGTGGAACATAGATATTCTAATGGCTGAAGACAGACAAACAGGTAAATAAATGTATGTCACAGAACACTAAAGAAGGATAAGGAAAAGAGATGGGAGTATTTTATTTGGTGTACCGAGTGGTCAGCAAAGGCTTCTCTAATAAGGTGAATTTTGAGCACAGACCTGCAGGAAGTGAGGGAGCCAGCCTCGTAGGCAGCTTgaggaagagcatttcaggcagagagaatagCAGGTGCCAAGGTCCTGCAGTACAAGCTTCTGGAAATATTtggggtgtgagagaaagagaggatggATTCAAGGTTTTTGGCCTGAGTCACTAGAAGGATAGCCTTCTAGTTGGGATGGGAGAGGCTGGGGTGCAGGCTTGTGGGAGATTGCGAGTTGAGGTTTGAATATGGTAAGTTTGGGTTACCTGTTACACATTCAGCTAGGTACTTAGATACATGAGTCTAGATTTCATGGGAGAGTCCAGCTAGAGCTAGAAATACGGGCATTGGCAGCAAGCAGGCAACAGGATGAGACTCGTCTGAAGAAGGAGGTTGACAGAGAAGAGATCTGAGGACAGTCCTGGAATGCCCCATGGATTACAGGTTGAAGACTGAGTCAGTCCCTCATCAAACATTACTGAATGCTACTACATGCCTGGCACAGGTGCCGGAGATACAAGCGTGAAACATCAAACGTCCTTGCTGTCGTGGAGCCTGCTGTGTGGCGGGAGACATAGTGAACAAGGGAAACACAAGTGATGTCAGATGATGACATGTGCTATGGAGGAGATGTCACAGCAATTGGGAATGGGGTGCTTCAGGCGGGTAGATGGCAGCTTCCTACATCATGGTGAGAAGATGGTTCTTCAGCACCGACCTGGATGAAGTGAGGGAGCCATGCAAGTACCTGAGAAGAGATGAGGAGGGACCAGCACAGGTGACTGAGAAAGCACCAGTGACACTGACATGAGAAGAGCCAAAGAGAGGTGGCACCCCAGATGTCTAGTGAGAAAAATGGATGGAGAAAGTGATCGGCAGATGGTGACATTAAAGAGCTGACTGTGGGGTTTAGCACTGGTGACCTGGATGAGAGCTGTGTGGAGGAGTGGTGGGAGGAAAGCCCTTTGCAACTGAGAGGTCAGGATTCCTGTCCACGGTCCCATGGGAGATGGGTACAGCCCAGTTTATCCAAGCCAAGGCTCCTACCCTTGTCAAATGCCACCTCTTCTGTACAGCCCCCAGGTGTTATGGCCTCCCGTATTTGTATTTTGTCCCCTCCTCTCCAGATGGTGGGAGAGAGGTGCCACCATGATGGGTCAGAGGTATTTAGCAGCGATCAGGTGGTGCTGAGTCCAAGGCTGCCTTTGCTGGGCTGAAAGGGGTTCCTGCCCTATCCGAATGGGGACCATGTGCACAAAGAGCAGGTGGCAGACAGACCAATGGGGGCAAGGCCAGTGCTCTGGGAGCTCTGCAGGTGGATGCTTCTGAGGGTGTGGGGTGGCCTTTTAAAGGGGCCTCAACAGGTGAAGGAACAGGCAAGTATGTCAGTCATCGACTGGAAGCTTATGAGCATCCCTGCTGTGTGCCCAGCCCTGTGGGGACAGTATGATGGTAACATTTACTGTCCTTGACCTCAAGAAAATGTGCACTATTGTGATGTCAGGTACAGTCAACTGTCAGGGGTTGGAGGTCTAGAGGCATCTCAGGCATGACATCACCCAGGCTGATCAGGGTGGTCTGGACAGATATGCAGAGGCTGAAGACCTGCAAGAATGGAGGCTGTCGGGAAAGCTCCCGTAGTCCTGAGGGCCGAGACTAGTTTGGAAGAAGGTGCAGAGGCGAGGGTAGCAGGACCCCAGGCAATAGGCTTGTTCAGTGTGGCTCGTGCCTCTCGGGCTCCgggggaaggaggaagacaaCTGTGAGCAGGCATGCTCTCCTGCTCCGACCCACACAAACCATCCAGTTTGGGGACTCAGGTTTTAAGTATTGGCCACAGGCACCTTTACTGACAACATCCTCTCTGTTCCCTCAGTGACCCAACAGGAGAAGACCCCTCTACCGAGACCCAGCCTGCTGGAGGCAGGCAGTGACAGCTGTGAGGAGCCCAAGCAGCAAGTGTCTTGGGAGCAAGAGTTCCTGGTGGGGAACAGCCCTGGGGGCAGCGGGCGGGCGCTGTGCATGGTGTGCGGTGCCGAGATCCGGTCCCCCTCGGCTGACACGGCGCGTGAGCACATCCTGGAACAACATCCCCACACCCTGGACCTGAGCCCCTCTGAGAAGAGCAACATCCTGGAGGCCTGGAGTGAAGGAGTGGCACTCTTGCAAGACGTTGGAGCTGAGCAGCTGTCCCCGCCCAGCTCAGGTAGTAGGGCCTGGGGTGGGAGCACAGGGAAAAGTGGGGCCTTTTGGAACACTTGGCGCTCATTGGGCTTTTGTCCTCTTCAGACTCAGTCCGGGATATGGATCCAGACCCAGACTCCAACCCAGATGCTGCTAGAATGCCAGCGGAGATCGTCGTTCTCCTTGACTCCGAGGACAACCCATCCCTCCCTAAAAGGACCCGGCCCAGGGGACTCCGCCCCCTCGACCTTCCTGGTCAGTCAATGGGAAGCTAGTGAGGCTCAGTGGGGGGCGTGGGTAGGTGGGAAAAGGCTGCTGGGCAGGTGTCTTCAGGAGCTGTGGGGGTGCAGGGTCAGGCATGGCTTCTTTAAAAGGTGTAAGGTCTTTTCCTTTTGCAGCTGCCCCTGCCACAGAGCCAGGAAATAAGAAGCCCCGTGGTCAGAAATGGAAGGAGCCCCCTGGAGAAGAGCcagccagaaagaaaagaggcagACGTATGACCAAAAACCTGGACCCCGACCCAGGTGAAGGGGAGGCCCGGGATGGGTGGGTGTAGGTTGTGGCTGCAGCAtctggagaggagaggaggacaggGTAAAGCCCAGGCAGAGGGCACCCGCCTTCTTCACTCACAGTTCCATCCTGCCCTTCCTTCCAGACCCCCCATCACCCGACTCGCCCACAGAGGAGACTTTTGCAGCACCAGCCGAGGTCCGACACTTCACTGACGGCAGCTTCCCTGCTGGCTTTGTCCTGCAGCTCTTCTCCCACACCCAGCTCAGGGCCTCAGATGGAAAGGACTCGCCCAAAGAGGGCAG of Cynocephalus volans isolate mCynVol1 chromosome 4, mCynVol1.pri, whole genome shotgun sequence contains these proteins:
- the SPINDOC gene encoding spindlin interactor and repressor of chromatin-binding protein isoform X1; this encodes MALKAEGAALDCFEVTLKCEEGEDEEEAMVVAVIPRPEPMLRVTQQEKTPLPRPSLLEAGSDSCEEPKQQVSWEQEFLVGNSPGGSGRALCMVCGAEIRSPSADTAREHILEQHPHTLDLSPSEKSNILEAWSEGVALLQDVGAEQLSPPSSDSVRDMDPDPDSNPDAARMPAEIVVLLDSEDNPSLPKRTRPRGLRPLDLPAAPATEPGNKKPRGQKWKEPPGEEPARKKRGRRMTKNLDPDPDPPSPDSPTEETFAAPAEVRHFTDGSFPAGFVLQLFSHTQLRASDGKDSPKEGRVAEGGLAQPGSPSPASRGHPRLLACGLHLSSKPAVASRVFLGMPTVVLTLLPPSSPPPPPGLRGTLDLQVIRVRMEEPPAVSLLQDWSKHPQATKGAGAGDTPDWPAVLSESNTSVAGEPEAGSGV
- the SPINDOC gene encoding spindlin interactor and repressor of chromatin-binding protein isoform X3; protein product: MALKAEGAALDCFEVTLKCEEGEDEEEAMVVAVIPRPEPMLRVTQQEKTPLPRPSLLEAGSDSCEEPKQQVSWEQEFLVGNSPGGSGRALCMVCGAEIRSPSADTAREHILEQHPHTLDLSPSEKSNILEAWSEGVALLQDVGAEQLSPPSSDSVRDMDPDPDSNPDAARMPAEIVVLLDSEDNPSLPKRTRPRGLRPLDLPAAPATEPGNKKPRGQKWKEPPGEEPARKKRGRRMTKNLDPDPDPPSPDSPTEETFAAPAEVRHFTDGSFPAGFVLQLFSHTQLRASDGKDSPKEGRVAEGGLAQPGSPSPAPPPGLRGTLDLQVIRVRMEEPPAVSLLQDWSKHPQATKGAGAGDTPDWPAVLSESNTSVAGEPEAGSGV
- the SPINDOC gene encoding spindlin interactor and repressor of chromatin-binding protein isoform X2, with product MALKAEGAALDCFEVTLKCEEGEDEEEAMVVAVIPRPEPMLRVTQQEKTPLPRPSLLEAGSDSCEEPKQQVSWEQEFLVGNSPGGSGRALCMVCGAEIRSPSADTAREHILEQHPHTLDLSPSEKSNILEAWSEGVALLQDVGAEQLSPPSSDSVRDMDPDPDSNPDAARMPAEIVVLLDSEDNPSLPKRTRPRGLRPLDLPAAPATEPGNKKPRGQKWKEPPGEEPARKKRGRRMTKNLDPDPDPPSPDSPTEETFAAPAEVRHFTDGSFPAGFVLQLFSHTQLRASDGKDSPKEGRVAEGGLAQPGSPSPASRGHPRLLACGLHLSSKPAVASRVFLGMPTVVLTLLPPSSPRYPRANGGTPSSQPPTGLVQAPPGHQGRGSR
- the SPINDOC gene encoding spindlin interactor and repressor of chromatin-binding protein isoform X4: MALKAEGAALDCFEVTLKCEEGEDEEEAMVVAVIPRPEPMLRVTQQEKTPLPRPSLLEAGSDSCEEPKQQVSWEQEFLVGNSPGGSGRALCMVCGAEIRSPSADTAREHILEQHPHTLDLSPSEKSNILEAWSEGVALLQDVGAEQLSPPSSDSVRDMDPDPDSNPDAARMPAEIVVLLDSEDNPSLPKRTRPRGLRPLDLPAAPATEPGNKKPRGQKWKEPPGEEPARKKRGRRMTKNLDPDPDPPSPDSPTEETFAAPAEVRHFTDGSFPAGFVLQLFSHTQLRASDGKDSPKEGRVAEGGLAQPGSPSPGYPRANGGTPSSQPPTGLVQAPPGHQGRGSR